In the Natronobacterium texcoconense genome, one interval contains:
- a CDS encoding nicotinamide-nucleotide adenylyltransferase — translation MTRGFYIGRFQPFHDGHYNMVERIADEVDELILGIGSADDSHTVRNPFTAGERIMMITKSLVDSDLVTYAVPIEDLERNSVWVSHVQSMSPDFDVAYSNNPLVIQLFREAGIEVRQSPMFNREVLEGSEVRERMINDGDWESLVPAPVVEVVEEIGGIERIQMVSDSDTNGG, via the coding sequence ATGACACGGGGGTTCTACATCGGACGGTTCCAGCCGTTTCACGACGGCCACTACAACATGGTCGAACGGATCGCCGACGAGGTCGACGAACTGATTCTCGGAATCGGCAGCGCCGACGACTCACACACCGTCCGGAACCCGTTTACTGCCGGCGAACGGATCATGATGATCACGAAGTCCCTCGTCGACAGCGACCTCGTCACCTACGCCGTCCCGATCGAGGACCTCGAGCGCAACTCGGTGTGGGTGAGCCACGTCCAGAGCATGAGCCCCGACTTCGACGTCGCCTACTCGAACAACCCACTCGTCATCCAGCTGTTTCGCGAGGCCGGCATCGAGGTGCGCCAGTCGCCGATGTTCAACCGCGAGGTCCTCGAGGGGTCTGAGGTCCGCGAACGGATGATAAACGACGGCGACTGGGAGTCGCTCGTTCCGGCACCCGTCGTCGAGGTCGTCGAAGAGATCGGCGGGATCGAACGCATCCAGATGGTGAGCGACTCGGACACGAACGGCGGCTGA